In Eretmochelys imbricata isolate rEreImb1 chromosome 4, rEreImb1.hap1, whole genome shotgun sequence, a single window of DNA contains:
- the LRIT3 gene encoding leucine-rich repeat, immunoglobulin-like domain and transmembrane domain-containing protein 3, whose amino-acid sequence MYLFVCLCIMISFFEEVNSFCPSQCTCIYHGRSDGTGTRSVLCNDPDMFEIPVNVPVDTVKLRVEKTVIRRIPTEAFYYLVDLKYLWVTYNCVANIDASSFYNLKQLHELRLDGNLLSSFPWESLVEMPNLRTLDLHNNKLTSIPSEAGRYLRNLTYLDLSSNKLITLPSDLMDIWPPFSEATPSRNTDPAAQRLILGLQDNPWFCDCRISKLIEFSKIVDTSVILLDPLVACSGPESLAGILFQRAELEQCLKPSVMTSATKITSPLGSNVLLRCDATGYPTPQLTWIRSDNLPVNYTVIQETPGEGVRWSIISLTGISYKDAGDYRCKAKNLAGMSEAAVTVTVVGVVTTTVSPQKYGKKFEADQQNNTQEEAKQESEKSTTPPPPLTSLPTTMATTERPTGAKITDKKQSKSIADGKKSSKGVTNGNNKKPEETSKKDEETSLNAAALAEQNVTIKYLKVISETDERVTLTWKTINATSNSAVTVLYSKYGEKDMLPLSTDPSKNKVTIDGLQPSTQYMACVCPKGVPPTKDQCIIFSTDGIHDESGSQVSILVMTSSVACVIVLPLIFFLLYKVLKLHRKPKSAREADLAKETYVKFETLSLKPRSVGTGGELWTRRDTGESERLLLCSRSSMDSQMTFKSEGSRSEYFC is encoded by the exons AtgtatctgtttgtttgtttatgcatCATGATTAGCTTTTTTGAAGAGGTAAACAGTTTTTGTCCTTCACAATGCACTTGCATTTACCATGGCAGAAGTGATGGCACCGGAACAAG GTCTGTGCTGTGTAATGACCCTGATATGTTTGAGATCCCTGTGAATGTTCCTGTGGACACAGTAAAACTTCGTGTAGAAAAAACTGTCATACGAAGAATCCCCACTGAAGCCTTTTACTACTTGGTGGACCTTAAATACCTGTGGGTGACCTACAATTGTGTGGCTAACATTGATGCCAGCAGCTTTTATAATTTGAAGCAGCTGCATGAATTGCGTCTGGATGGGAATTTGCTGTCGAGTTTCCCTTGGGAGTCTCTTGTGGAGATGCCCAACTTACGAACCCTTGATTTACATAACAACAAATTGACCAGCATTCCATCTGAGGCCGGTAGATACCTGAGAAACCTCACCTACCTGGATCTATCCAGCAACAAACTAATCACCTTGCCATCAGACCTAATGGACATTTGGCCCCCCTTCTCAGAAGCTACACCGTCCAGGAACACAGATCCGGCAGCACAGAGACTCATATTAG GTTTGCAGGACAATCCATGGTTTTGTGACTGTCGGATTTCAAAGCTAATTGAATTTTCCAAAATAGTGGACACCTCTGTTATACTTCTGGATCCTCTTGTGGCTTGTAGTGGACCTGAGAGCCTGGCAGGTATCTTGTtccagagagcagagctggaacAGTGTCTTAAACCATCAGTGATGACTTCAGCAACAAAAATCACATCACCTCTGGGAAGCAATGTACTGCTACGCTGTGATGCCACTGGATATCCAACCCCACAACTTACCTGGATCAGGTCAGACAATTTACCGGTGAACTATACAG TAATTCAAGAAACTCCAGGAGAAGGTGTCAGATGGTCCATAATAAGTCTGACAGGGATTTCATACAAGGATGCAGGGGACTACAGATGTAAGGCCAAAAATTTGGCTGGAATGTCAGAAGCTGCTGTTACTGTCACTGTGGTAGGTGTTGTCACTACGACTGTGTCACCACAAAAGTATGGGAAGAAGTTTGAAGCAGACCAACAAAATAACACACAGGAGGAAGCCAAGCAAGAATCTGAAAAAAGCACCACACCTCCTCCACCTTTAACATCGCTACCCACAACAATGGCTACCACTGAAAGGCCAACAGGTGCCAAGATCACAGACAAAAAGCAATCCAAGTCCATTGCTGATGGGAAAAAAAGTTCAAAGGGAGTAACAAATGGAAACAACAAAAAGCCTGAAGAAACCAGCAAAAAAGATGAGGAGACTTCATTGAATGCAGCAGCACTGGCTGAACAGAATGTCACCATAAAGTACCTGAAAGTTATTAGTGAAACGGACGAAAGAGTTACCTTAACTTGGAAAACCATCAATGCCACAAGCAACTCTGCAGTGACTGTATTGTACTCAAAGTATGGTGAGAAAGATATGCTGCCTCTGAGTACAGATCCCAGCAAAAACAAAGTCACAATAGATGGTTTGCAGCCTAGTACACAATACATGGCATGTGTCTGTCCCAAAGGAGTCCCACCTACGAAAGATCAATGCATTATTTTCTCCACTGATGGAATACATGATGAGAGTGGTTCTCAAGTTTCCATTTTGGTCATGACTAGCAGTGTGGCATGTGTGATTGTTCTACCTTTGATATTTTTCTTACTCTATAAAGTTTTAAAACTTCACAGGAAACCAAAATCTGCTAGGGAAGCTGACCTTGCAAAAGAGACCTATGTCAAATTTGAAACACTTTCCTTGAAGCCCCGTTCAGTGGGCACAGGAGGAGAGCTCTGGACTCGAAGAGACACTGGTGAGTCAGAAAGACTTCTGCTTTGCTCTAGGTCAAGCATGGATTCTCAGATGACGTTCAAAAGTGAGGGCTCCAGGTCTGAGTACTTCTGTTGA